GTTCTGGGTATCAGCACTCACCGCACGCTGATAGCAGGAGTAGGCAGTGTCGCGGTCGCCGCGAAGATCGTACACCTTCCCAAGCTCGGTCAGGGCACGACTGTTCGAAGGATGGTCGGCAACATAGCTGCCGAGAATCTTCAGCGCATCATCATACTTTCCGGCACGGCGCTGGTCGATACCTGCCTCAATTGCATCCCACTCAGCCTCACGTTTCCGCTTCGGTGCAGGAATGAAGGAGGCAGCCTCACGCTTCTTGCGCTCGATCCGTTCTTCGAGTTCTCTGCTTGCACGACGCGGGGCTGCGGCCTCAGCGGCGGTCGCAGCATTCTCCTCACGTTCGCGCCGGAGTTTTCTCTCAGGCTCAGGTTTTCCGGCACGGGACCTGCGATCGGTCTCATGCACACGCTTCGCCGCAGCAGACGCTGACTTCTTCTCAGCAACCCATGCTGGCGGGGCATCGCTCTTTGGTTTCTTTTCTGATGAGCCTGCGCCCGGAGCAGTTTTCTTTCCTGCCATCCAGTCAGACTCCTTCTTCTCAGACGCCCTCCGGTCGGCCTTGCGCCTCTCCTTGCCGCGTTCCTCTTCAGAACATTCAAGCTCAGCGATCAGCTCAAGGGGATCGTCCATCATTCTGACCAGTCGGTCGATCTCAAGCAGCCGCTCCATACCGATGAACTGCTCTGCCATCACGCGACCGAGCGGTGACAGCTCAAGAACTCCGCCGCTCTTCTTCACCAGCTTGTGACGAAGAAGGTCCGGCAGAGGATCCTCACCGCAACCGACCATCGTCTCGCCAACTTTGATGATGTCTGCTTCCCTGCCGCGGCACACAATCGCGTTCGCCGCAAACTCTTCAGAGGTCTCCTCGATCTCATAGACCGGAGCGACCTCCTCCATCTCGCCTTTCAACAGACGAATCGCAACCTCCTCCTCGGTGAGCTTCGTGTCGCGCGAGTAGGAGCCTCCGGGCTCAGCAAGAATTACCACGCGGCCGAGATCATGGAAGTCAGGACGGCCGGCACGCCCCATCATCTGATGGAACTCCTGAACAGTCAGCCAGTTGATACCCATCGCAAGAGCATCAAAGATAACCTGGGACGCAGGAAAGTCAACTCCTGCAGCAAGAGCTGCGGTCGTCACCACACAGGCAAGCTTTCCTTCCTCAAACTGCCGCTCGACCGCACGCCGCTCCTGCGACGTGAGACCGGCATGGTAGGGAGCCGAGAGCTTCCCGATCGCGTCAGAGATCGTGTGACATCGGCTGCGTGCATTTGCAAAGATGATCGTCTGACCGCGGAAACCCTTTGACGATGTTTTGTCGTACTCCTCAAAGACCAGCTTCTTGATGTACGGAACTTTGGAGTCACGCTCGGTAAAGATCAGATGCCGCTCCAGCGCAACAGGCCGATCTGCATAGGAGACCAGGTTTGCGCCAAGTTTTTTTGCGAGAAGGTGGGGAGAGCCGATTGTTGCCGAGAGGTAGAGGAACTGTGCCTTGGGTGCAACATACTTCAATCTTGCAATAAGGCCGTCAAGCCGATGACCACGCTCGGGGTCTTCGAGCATCTGCACTTCATCGATCACAATCGTTCCGATGTTGTGCATCGCTGATCCTTTTCTTAGGAGATTGTCCACACCCTCATAGGTTCCGACAACAATTCCTCCGCCCGACCCGCGGTTGCCGATTGGTTTTGTCTCCGGCAGATTCACACGCGAGACACCGGTCATCAGAGAGGTTGAGGCAAGCTTCTCGTACTTCTGTGAGAACCTGTCGTACTTCTGGTTCGCAAGTGCGACAAGCGGCACAAGGAACAGCATGCGCCCGCGCTTCTCCAGATAATTTTTCAGACCGGCCATCTCACCGATGAAGGTCTTGCCGCTCGCAGTCGCTGCGACCACCAGAAGATCTTTTCCAAACAAAAGTCCTGACTCAACAGCCCTCTGCTGCGCAGGCATCAGGGTCTCGACTCCGCAGACGTCCACAAACTCGCGGGGCAGCGGAAGATTTTCGATGCGTTCGGTCGGCGTCTGCTCGTGAGCCTCAAGCCGGTCGAACATCGTCTTCTTCGTGTCAAGCGAGTCAGGCTGCAAAATTGCAAGCACCATGTCAAGATCGCGGTACTCTTCTAAGAGATCCTCGATATGCCCTTGGGTCTTCTTCCCGAGCCTCTTGATGTGAGCAAGCTCGCGGCGGAGCTCGCGCTTCGCACAGTCAAGACAGACAAATTCCTGCCCGCATTTGATGCGGGTTGCATCCGACAGAAGTGTGAGCCGGTCATCGAACATGCAGGTCCGGCAGAGCGTCACCCGCTCCCACGGAATCTGCATGCTGTCAAGAAATTCCTGAAACTCAGGCATCGTTTCGGTCAGCTGAACCATGCCGTTTGACCGGAGAACAGTTATCAGTTCCTTTGTCGGTGTCTTCTGGGCATGCGAGGTGCCGGGCCTCCGAACAAAAAACTCTGAAGGTCGAACGCCCTTTGAGGTCTGCTCAAGCTCGACCGTTCCCACGTGTTTTATTCTTCCGTTTTTGGAATCATCACAAAAATAGGTTTTGTACCCTTTTTTATAGGGCTGGACGACAGTTACCACGTATTAGCTCACCAGTTCATGTATCGTATAAGAGAGACCCGCGGTCTCAAGCCGTTTGAGGAAGTCCGTGAACTCTTCATCCACAATCAGCATAAGGCAGTGCATGCCGTGGAATGCTGCCTCAATAACACCTTCGCGCGCGCCAAAGAACATGTCAGGAGTAACGTCCGCGTTTTTCAGCGCAAGGTACGCTTCAAGTCCGACCGCGCCGACAATATCTGCATTTTTCACCAGAGAGAGGAGTTTTGCCGAAGGAACCATCTTTGATCCGCCGCGTTCGATGCGCGGAACTTTGGCGATGTCGATTTTTCCTTCGGTATGCTCAATAATACCCGCAAGACGGGCAACACCTACGTCCATCCCTGCGTTTGCGTCCGCAGTCACCATGCCCATGGCGGTCTGCGGCTTTCTTCCTGCATACAGCCATCCGTCCTTCATGTAGACGCCGACCGAGTCGCCGGTCTTCAGATCAGTGTCTGCGATTGCTGCCCATGTTGCGACCTGATGAATGATGTCACGACGAACGTGACGTGCATAGGACTCAAGAACCTCGGCATTGTTTAAGACCCACTCAACACCTTTGTGCGTTACATAGTACCGGCCGCGGCCTTCAGCACTGATGAATCCGTCCTCGACAAGGTCGCGGACGTACTCGGAGATTGCCTGCGGGGTGACGCCCAGCTTTTCTGCGATCTCCTGCTGACGGATCGAGGGCTGGTGTTCTGCAACCTCCACAAGGACCTGAAAGCGTGTGGTCTCGCGCTTGCTTCTGAGTATGTTGAATAACGGATCGTCGGGCATTGTTTTCTCCGGCTTCTGGTGCAGAAACCCTACACTTATATTGTCTGTGATTCTATAATGGTTTTTGAGTTACATACATGCGGGGTGGCAGAGTTATTTTACGCGGGATTGTGCAGGGAGTGGGGTTCCGGCCTTTCGTCTACGCTACAGCAGAGAGATTCGGCATCCGCGGGAGTGTTATTAATCACGGGAGTGAGGTGGAGATAACAGCTTTCGGGAATCAGTTTGAAGAGTTCTGTTCTGCGGTGTCCAAGGGGCCGAAGATGTCGGTGATTGATTCAGTGACCGTTGAACCGCTGCCCGAAGGCTTCGCCGCCCCTGACAACTTTTCGATTCTTCCAAGTGCGGACGGCGCACGAACAGGATTCATCCCTGCAGACATTGCGACCTGCGAGAGCTGTCTTGCAGACATGCTGAATCCGAAAAGCCGGTACTACGGATACTGGGCAACGTCCTGCACCGACTGCGGACCGCGCTACAGCATCATCCAGGCGGTGCCCTACGACCGCGAGCGAACATCAATGGATGCGTTCCCGCCTTGCGATGACTGTCTTGCAGATTACCATAATCCGCACAACCGCAGACATCATGCACAGACTATCGCGTGCACTGCGTGCGGTCCAAAGCTTTCGCTGACGACGAACGCAGGCGCCCCCGTGGAGACGGATGATCCGATTGGGAAAACTGCGGAGCTGCTTGATGCAGGATGCATTGTTGCGGTTCGCGGGATGGGAGGCTTTCACATCTGTTGTGTGGAAGAGTCGGCAAGCCGATTGAAGGAACTCCTCGGCAGACCGCACCAGTCGCTTGCGGTGATGATGACACTCGAGTCTCTCGGCGATTATGTGGTGGACCCGAACGACGCAGAGCGTGAGATGCTTTCAGGGCCGGTTCATCCGATCATGATCCTTGACAAGCGAGATCCTGCCGCACACCCTGAGCTCTCGGAGCTGCACAATCTTGGAGTCATGCTGCCCTACACCGGTCTGCATCATCTTCTTTTTGAGAAACTGCAGCATCCGCTTCTTGTGATGACGAGTGCGAATGTGCCAGGGACACCGATGATCACCGAGACCTCCTACATCACAGAACGAATGGGAGATGTTGCGGAGTATATTCTCTCGCATGATCGGGAAATTATTAACCGATGCGATGACTCGGTGGTCCGCGACGGCTACATCATCAGAATGTCGCGCGGTCTTGCACCACTTCGGACCGCGATGGATCTTGGGAACTCACAGATTCTTGGTGTCGGGCCGGAGCTGAACGCGAACGCGACGATCTATAAGAATGGATTTCTGGTGACCTCACCGCACATAGGAAACATTCGCAACCCTGCGACCGTTTCCTATCTCAATGAGACGATCGAAAAACTCACGAGCCTGACTGGGGCGAGGCCACAGATAGTTGCTCACGATCTGCATCCGCAGTTCCTGAGCACCAGAGTTGCGCATGAGCTTGCCGAGCGGTACGACGCGGTCCTCTGTCCGGTCCAGCATCATCGTGCACATATTGCGTCGGTGACGACCGAGGAGGTCGTAGGAATTGCAATCGATGGTGTCGGGTATGGAGACGATGCAACGATCTGGGGCGGAGAGATTCTGACCGGCTCTCCTGAGAACAGCTATGCAAGGACCGGCCATCTGGAGCCGGTGCTGATGCCCGGAGGAGATCTTGCGACACGGTTTCCTGAACGAATGTTGTACGGAATTCTGCCGGATGATGCAACACTTGAGATGCTCGCCGGACGCGGCTGGGGTGACGTTGCACTCCGCGTACTTAGCCAGCAGACGGCAAAAAAATTCAACTGTCCGGTGACTACGTCGACAGGCCGCGTGCTTGACGCGGCTGCGGCACTTCTTGGCATCTGCCGCGAGAGAACGTACGACGGGGAGCCTTCGATGATGCTTGAAGCGTACGCAGCGCGGGGCACGGCATCACCGCTGCCGATAAAAATTGTTTCCGGCAACGGCGGGGCTGATGTTTTGCTGACGTCAGAGATTCTCAAAGAGGGACGTGCGATGCTTGCACGAGGGAGTTCGGTTGAAGACACCGCAGCATCCATCCAGACCGCTCTTGCAAAAGGCATTGCAGAGATGACGGTCCGCTCTGCGGAGCGAAGCGGCATCGATACTGCAGCACTCTCGGGCGGCGTTGCCATCAACCGATCGATCCGGGAAACAATTCTCGCATCCCTTGCGGATGCGAATGTTCCGTGTAGAATAAATCCGAAGTATCCGTTCGGCGACGGCTGCATCTCCTGCGGCCAGGTTGTTACGGCAGGAGTCCTCTCCAAGGCAGGAAAATTATGAGTTTATCCGCAAAAATGAAAACCCCTGAGTTCTCTGAAGAGAACGGCTCGATATTAATCGATGTACACATTGCCAGCATGGATCAGTTCTACAATTATCTGGATCCATCACCGGCTGATGAAAAAGATCTTGACGAGGACACGGAAACCTACATCCAGAACGCGGTCGAAGACCTGACTGCTGAGGAACGGAAGCGGGCGAAGATCGTTCTGTATCTCGGAGCAGATCTCTATCAAAATGTGAGTGTCCGGGAAAATATGGAACGGGCTGCGACGGCAAATTTTGCATATCGCCTGAAACATGAAAAGAGAAAGTACTCATATGCAATGGAACGGGGAAAACGCTACCTTGCCAGAGGCCTCGTCTTCCTTGTGATCTGCCTTGTGGTGAGCAGTGTTTTTACCCGCATTTTCTCGGAAAACGATATCAATCTCGCCCTTGCCCAGAGTTTTGTCATCATCGGATGGGTTGCCCTCTGGAAACCGGTGGAGTTCTATCTCTATGATCGGAAGGATATTCTGGATGAACTGGAGATCCTTGAGGTGCTCTCGGTAATGCCGGTGGAGACACGGAGATGGTATCAGGGTCTGGAGAATGAGACGCTGGTTCTGATGTAATTTTTGAAACGCGAATCGCATGCCTTCGGCCTGCTCACCGCTTCGCGGAATAGCGCGAATAAAAAAATCGCCAATGACGATTTTTAAGGATTTGCTAATATTTAGATAGATCAATCTGTTTAAAAAAAACGCGAATAGCGCGAATAAAAAATCGCCAATGGCGATTTTTAAGAATTTACTAATATTTAGATAGATCAATCAATTTAAAGAAACACAGATATTTTTTTTCTTTTTTTTGAAAAATTGCCATTGGCGATTTTTTTATTCGCGCTATTCGCGTTTTTTTCTAAAAACGAAACCGTACCCCACCGAACACAACTCAGATAAATATTTCAAAACAGACTCAATTTTTTAGGAAAATATGGATATGCCGCAGCAGTATCCTGCCGCGGCATCGAAGTATCTCTTACTAGAAAGATAACTCGAATTTATCCGAAGAGTGCGCCAAGGCCTGCCATGGCGTTCTCTTCTTCCTCTTCCTTCTTCTCTTCCGGTTCTGCTGCTGCCTCTGCTGCTGCTGCCGGTGCTGCTGCACCTACTGCTGCAACTGCAACCGGTGCTGCTGCTGCCTTAGAGATTGCTTCCTCGATGTCAACACCGTCAAGTGCTGCAACAAGTGCCTTCACACGGGAGTCGTCAACTGCGATACCTGCGGCAGAGAGAACTGCCTTAACCGATTCTTCATCCACAGTTTTGTCTGCGGAGTGAACTAACAGAGCTGCGTAAATATACTCCATTTTAACTTCACCTATTTTGTATGATAATTATGCCTTCAGGGCGTTTGCTTGTCTGTATGCCTTGCTGATGATCATCTCGATGACGCCCTTCTCATAGATTGGGGCCTCCACACCAAGGTTGCGTGCCTCACGGACTGCCTTTGCAATCTGAGCCTCAGTAACAAAGTGACATGAGGTCGGGACTGCTGCATTGACTGCGAGGTTGAACGCCTGCTGTGCTGCAAGAGTGATCTTTGCCTTGTATGCCTCGTCGTCGACGGACAGAACATCCGGCAGATAAATATCGCCTTCGTAGCAAACTGCAAGAAGTGAAAGACCAACCGGCATCGGCTTGATGTCAAGCTTTGCCAGGACGTCTGCCTGTTTCTTGTTGATTGCCTGGCCAGCTTTCACGACGGTCTTGGTCTCTTTAATTTTGACCTTTCCGCCATCGATTGCTGCGGGGATACCTGCCTGCTGGAGTTCTCCAACGATCGGTCCGGGCTTGAAGGAAGTTGGTCCTGCGGGGACGACAATGTCCTCAGGAGTGACTTCGCCTGCTTTTGCGGCACGCTTTGTCTTGGTCTGTTCAAGAGACTTGAACAGCTTAAACGGGTTGCCGTTAGCGAAGATAAGTGCAGAGTGCTCACTTACGTGACCGTTTAAGTCAACGTAGTGGTTGCCAAGCTCATTGAATGCATGCTCAACAAGCGTGTTTCTTGCAACTTTCACCACTGCACTGCCGTGCAGGTTTCTGCGGATCTGCTGGAACTGCTTTGCGGGGATACCGTAAATGTCAACCAGACCGACAAGTTCGTACTTGCCGGAGTTATCCACAATTTCTTCAACTTCTTCACGTTTCCACGCCGGGAGGTGTTGAGTATAAATTGCCATTTTTACATCACCTTCACAGCGGGACCCATCGTAGTCTTGACGTAGACGGAGCGAATGTTTAATTCACCGCTCTCAAGTCTTCCCACTACCCTCTTTAAGACCGCGTCAACGTTCTCGGCGACTGCGTCAGCAGTCATTGCGGAGGTTCCGACCTTGACAGACATGTTGAGTCTGTCTTTGGACCGGATCTTCACAGAGTTCCGAAGACGTTCGACGATCGGAGTAATGTCCTGACCCATCTGAATCGGCTGCGGCATTTTGCCGCGGGGACCGAGTCTCTGACCGAGCCAGCGACCAACAAGTGGCATGACCGCAGTCTCAGCAAGGAAGTAGTCATATTGACCTGCGAGTTTACGTGCCTCACGCGGGGCACCACCCAGACGCTCAATCTCTTCGGGGCCGATAATGATATCGACTCCAGAGCTGCGAGCCTGGGACACAATGTCTCCCTTACCCAAGACGGCGATCTTTTTGACGCCCATTGCCTGTGGCAGAAGAATCGTCTCATCAATACGGTTTTTGGGCTGCGCCATGTCCACGTGTTTGAGATTGATAGTAATATCAATACTCTCCTGGAACTTCCTCTTGGGCGCCTGCTCCAATGCTGCCGTAACAGCGCTGATAATTTGGGTTTTGTCAACCATTTTGATGAAGCCTCCATAGTTCTCGACCGATTTTTCACGATCTCCTATGGTTGTTCTCTACAACTGTACATTTTTCGCGGGATTATAACCCGCTACCCGTTTGAAGCGTTACACAACTTTATGCAAGCTGTGCGTCATATTCGCCTGCATTGACGGCGGCAATTGCGTCCTTGGGGGACTTGCCTTCGATGGTCACACCAACGGAAACGCAGGTGCCCATGACTTCCTTGACCGCATTTCTGAGGTCGTAGGCAAGCATGTTGTCCATCTTCATCTTTGCAATGCGTATGACAGCTTCAAGCGGCAGATTACCAACTGCCTGAGTATTCGGAGTGCCGGAACCCTTCTCGACGCCCGCTTCCTTCATTACAAGTGCGGTTGTCGGGGGAATTCCAACAGTTAACGTGACGTTCTTTTTGTCATCGACTGTTACCGTTACCGGAACAGACATGCCGTTGAACTCAGCAGTCTTTTTGTTGATATCATCAACGACTGCTTTCACGTTGATCCCAAGGGGACCCAGTGCCGGACCAAGTGGTGGTCCTGCAGTTGCTCTACCGCCAGGTACCAGTACCTCGACAGTTTCTGCCATTGTATCACCGTATGTCAGCGTAAGGCCGGAGCCTCCCTGACATTGGTTGAATAAGGTCGACGTGTAAGAAGATAAAACTAATGGGTTAATGAGGTTTGAGAGAAGAGGTTGCCCGGTTACTTAACTGGCAATATTTTTTGTGACGAAAAAATCCCATTTCCACGCACCATCCCAGCGCTCACCGTTTCGCGCTTCGAAGATGAGGATATGCTATCCCTGCAAAAATGCACAGAACACCCACCCACTGAACCCAGGACACCGCCTCATGCAACACAACAACCGCCGTAATAATTGCCACCGGCAGCTCTGCGGAACCGAGGATCGTTGCAGTACCAGTCGATATCTTCGGCGCACCGATTGCATAGAAAAGAACCGGCAGACACGCACCAAAAAGACCAAGTGTCGCACCATACACCCAGATATCAGACACCACAACACCACTCGTAAAATATTCCGGCGAAAACACACACAATAGAACAAACAACGCGCACGTAACAATCCAGAAACTCCGGTTCACCGGATGCATCTGCGGCTCCACGCGCCCGCTCAGGAAAATAAAAATCGCATAGCACAGCGCAGACAACAGACCAGCGCACACCCCGACAACCGTGAAAGAAATAGCATTCCCGATGATCCCGCTGGCAAGAACAGTTCCAGCAAGCAGAATCAGCACCGCAACAACCGAACTTTTCGACGGCAGCTTCCGCTCGACCAGACAGTCCAGAAGAACACCAATCCAGGTAAACTGAAACAGCAGCACAATTGCAACCGACGCTGGCATCGACTCAAGCGACAAATAATAGAACAGACACACCGAACACGTAACAGCCCCTGTAATCAGAAGAATCGGCATCCTCCGGCTCAATTTCACGGAAGACCGCGGCGCGTCGCGGCGCCTTCCAACGATCGCAATAACCGCACAGAGAATGCCCAGGAAAATCCAGCCGCTGAAGTACTGGCTCATCACCACTTCAGAAAACGTATAGCCGTTCCCGTACGCAAGTTTCACAATCGTCGCAAGGATACCATAACAGCACCCGCCCAGAAGAACCAGCAGCGGATACAGCAAAAGCTTTAGATTCACGAGCACAAACCCGAAAAAAGTGGGATGGAAAATTAATCGTTGTTGCGATCGATCACGCGCACGTTGTCCCCGCGCACCGTAATCGGAATCGGCACAATCGACTCATACAGCTCAACGGTGATCTCTTCTTTTGCATGGTCAACGCGCTTGACCACAGCCTTCTCACCCTTGAACGGACCTGCAATCAGCTCAACGATCGTACCCTCGCTGATACCGGCAACGACCGGTTTGGGCACAAGGAAGTGTTTGATCTCTTCCATTGAAGTCTCATTCTGCAGAACAATCCGGGCAT
This Methanorbis rubei DNA region includes the following protein-coding sequences:
- a CDS encoding DEAD/DEAH box helicase; amino-acid sequence: MVTVVQPYKKGYKTYFCDDSKNGRIKHVGTVELEQTSKGVRPSEFFVRRPGTSHAQKTPTKELITVLRSNGMVQLTETMPEFQEFLDSMQIPWERVTLCRTCMFDDRLTLLSDATRIKCGQEFVCLDCAKRELRRELAHIKRLGKKTQGHIEDLLEEYRDLDMVLAILQPDSLDTKKTMFDRLEAHEQTPTERIENLPLPREFVDVCGVETLMPAQQRAVESGLLFGKDLLVVAATASGKTFIGEMAGLKNYLEKRGRMLFLVPLVALANQKYDRFSQKYEKLASTSLMTGVSRVNLPETKPIGNRGSGGGIVVGTYEGVDNLLRKGSAMHNIGTIVIDEVQMLEDPERGHRLDGLIARLKYVAPKAQFLYLSATIGSPHLLAKKLGANLVSYADRPVALERHLIFTERDSKVPYIKKLVFEEYDKTSSKGFRGQTIIFANARSRCHTISDAIGKLSAPYHAGLTSQERRAVERQFEEGKLACVVTTAALAAGVDFPASQVIFDALAMGINWLTVQEFHQMMGRAGRPDFHDLGRVVILAEPGGSYSRDTKLTEEEVAIRLLKGEMEEVAPVYEIEETSEEFAANAIVCRGREADIIKVGETMVGCGEDPLPDLLRHKLVKKSGGVLELSPLGRVMAEQFIGMERLLEIDRLVRMMDDPLELIAELECSEEERGKERRKADRRASEKKESDWMAGKKTAPGAGSSEKKPKSDAPPAWVAEKKSASAAAKRVHETDRRSRAGKPEPERKLRREREENAATAAEAAAPRRASRELEERIERKKREAASFIPAPKRKREAEWDAIEAGIDQRRAGKYDDALKILGSYVADHPSNSRALTELGKVYDLRGDRDTAYSCYQRAVSADTQNREAIDRMNAYLIGITVDIDADVPADRQSTGVVKKKQS
- a CDS encoding winged helix-turn-helix transcriptional regulator, which translates into the protein MPDDPLFNILRSKRETTRFQVLVEVAEHQPSIRQQEIAEKLGVTPQAISEYVRDLVEDGFISAEGRGRYYVTHKGVEWVLNNAEVLESYARHVRRDIIHQVATWAAIADTDLKTGDSVGVYMKDGWLYAGRKPQTAMGMVTADANAGMDVGVARLAGIIEHTEGKIDIAKVPRIERGGSKMVPSAKLLSLVKNADIVGAVGLEAYLALKNADVTPDMFFGAREGVIEAAFHGMHCLMLIVDEEFTDFLKRLETAGLSYTIHELVS
- the hypF gene encoding carbamoyltransferase HypF; translated protein: MRGGRVILRGIVQGVGFRPFVYATAERFGIRGSVINHGSEVEITAFGNQFEEFCSAVSKGPKMSVIDSVTVEPLPEGFAAPDNFSILPSADGARTGFIPADIATCESCLADMLNPKSRYYGYWATSCTDCGPRYSIIQAVPYDRERTSMDAFPPCDDCLADYHNPHNRRHHAQTIACTACGPKLSLTTNAGAPVETDDPIGKTAELLDAGCIVAVRGMGGFHICCVEESASRLKELLGRPHQSLAVMMTLESLGDYVVDPNDAEREMLSGPVHPIMILDKRDPAAHPELSELHNLGVMLPYTGLHHLLFEKLQHPLLVMTSANVPGTPMITETSYITERMGDVAEYILSHDREIINRCDDSVVRDGYIIRMSRGLAPLRTAMDLGNSQILGVGPELNANATIYKNGFLVTSPHIGNIRNPATVSYLNETIEKLTSLTGARPQIVAHDLHPQFLSTRVAHELAERYDAVLCPVQHHRAHIASVTTEEVVGIAIDGVGYGDDATIWGGEILTGSPENSYARTGHLEPVLMPGGDLATRFPERMLYGILPDDATLEMLAGRGWGDVALRVLSQQTAKKFNCPVTTSTGRVLDAAAALLGICRERTYDGEPSMMLEAYAARGTASPLPIKIVSGNGGADVLLTSEILKEGRAMLARGSSVEDTAASIQTALAKGIAEMTVRSAERSGIDTAALSGGVAINRSIRETILASLADANVPCRINPKYPFGDGCISCGQVVTAGVLSKAGKL
- the rpl12p gene encoding 50S ribosomal protein P1 — translated: MEYIYAALLVHSADKTVDEESVKAVLSAAGIAVDDSRVKALVAALDGVDIEEAISKAAAAPVAVAAVGAAAPAAAAEAAAEPEEKKEEEEENAMAGLGALFG
- a CDS encoding 50S ribosomal protein L10 — encoded protein: MAIYTQHLPAWKREEVEEIVDNSGKYELVGLVDIYGIPAKQFQQIRRNLHGSAVVKVARNTLVEHAFNELGNHYVDLNGHVSEHSALIFANGNPFKLFKSLEQTKTKRAAKAGEVTPEDIVVPAGPTSFKPGPIVGELQQAGIPAAIDGGKVKIKETKTVVKAGQAINKKQADVLAKLDIKPMPVGLSLLAVCYEGDIYLPDVLSVDDEAYKAKITLAAQQAFNLAVNAAVPTSCHFVTEAQIAKAVREARNLGVEAPIYEKGVIEMIISKAYRQANALKA
- a CDS encoding 50S ribosomal protein L1; translation: MVDKTQIISAVTAALEQAPKRKFQESIDITINLKHVDMAQPKNRIDETILLPQAMGVKKIAVLGKGDIVSQARSSGVDIIIGPEEIERLGGAPREARKLAGQYDYFLAETAVMPLVGRWLGQRLGPRGKMPQPIQMGQDITPIVERLRNSVKIRSKDRLNMSVKVGTSAMTADAVAENVDAVLKRVVGRLESGELNIRSVYVKTTMGPAVKVM
- a CDS encoding 50S ribosomal protein L11, whose protein sequence is MAETVEVLVPGGRATAGPPLGPALGPLGINVKAVVDDINKKTAEFNGMSVPVTVTVDDKKNVTLTVGIPPTTALVMKEAGVEKGSGTPNTQAVGNLPLEAVIRIAKMKMDNMLAYDLRNAVKEVMGTCVSVGVTIEGKSPKDAIAAVNAGEYDAQLA
- a CDS encoding DMT family transporter — translated: MNLKLLLYPLLVLLGGCCYGILATIVKLAYGNGYTFSEVVMSQYFSGWIFLGILCAVIAIVGRRRDAPRSSVKLSRRMPILLITGAVTCSVCLFYYLSLESMPASVAIVLLFQFTWIGVLLDCLVERKLPSKSSVVAVLILLAGTVLASGIIGNAISFTVVGVCAGLLSALCYAIFIFLSGRVEPQMHPVNRSFWIVTCALFVLLCVFSPEYFTSGVVVSDIWVYGATLGLFGACLPVLFYAIGAPKISTGTATILGSAELPVAIITAVVVLHEAVSWVQWVGVLCIFAGIAYPHLRSAKR
- a CDS encoding transcription elongation factor Spt5; the encoded protein is MSDSEFGNHYYIIKTTSKHERTVADNIREAIENNMTDVVVTAVVVPEDIKGYVFVESPEEHARIEELVETIAHARIVLQNETSMEEIKHFLVPKPVVAGISEGTIVELIAGPFKGEKAVVKRVDHAKEEITVELYESIVPIPITVRGDNVRVIDRNND